One window of Tachysurus vachellii isolate PV-2020 chromosome 21, HZAU_Pvac_v1, whole genome shotgun sequence genomic DNA carries:
- the stm gene encoding protein starmaker isoform X2 encodes MHTRTMVVLLVIVFVSVALSAPISDGTDNDEKAQAPLDLLMGDNNEVHPTNSPVNRDSGTTDGKDSTEKRDGTANDPAGTTEKPRDTSRDETTSGPDSTDSSESAVEKKDSDISDPAEENNKDPLDDTAERASTEKKLDDTEVTDTQTDSADTDSTLISSNEMDSVDKTSSSTETGSRDEDKDKDSQESEKQKSDSSTDTNKDSKEQDVEKNSEMEDKDKAVGKAVDSDSDGDETRDREDTEGKDSSERKDKTNKSADTDKDTDHDTSSSDMTEVSDSTEKTEKEKDQETEKEKDQDTEKEKDQDTEKEKDQDNEKEKDQDNEKEKDQDTEKEKDQDNEKEKDQDNEKDNDRNTDNSRDGDKDDGDKDDGDKDDNDKDDGDKDDGDKDDGDKDDGDKGDSEKDDSDKDEDRDSKKDDKDSDGDRDTDNDVDSKDLTDEEDSADSDKDTTDESSIDKSNEKGEKDTDQETKSKSEESTRNSRPESLNLDSSSKEDSQDREMSSSESTDKESSDSMDHADKDSNETDGEVSDVSANSAEIDSTPDATSLETAEDSQGDSSDENDNDDSRDVTESKSQENTDEDTDVDTTAPSDVPDQPDHLDDTPQGSIVGSNNASLSS; translated from the exons ATGCACACACG gACAATGGTTGTTTTGCTGGTCATTGTTTTCGTGTCTGTCGCTTTGTCTGCACCAATCAGTG ATGGCACAGACAACGATG aGAAAGCACAGGCACCGCTAGACTTATTGATGG GTGATAACAATGAAGTTCACCCGACTAACAGCCCCGTAAACAGAGACTCGG GAACTACAGATGGAAAAGACTCTACAGAGAAAAGAGACG GTACAGCAAATGACCCAGCAGGTACAACAGAAAAACCAC gTGACACGAGTCGGGATGAAACCACGAGTGGTCCAGATTCCACTG attcttcTGAATCTGCAGTAGAAAAAAAGGACTCGGACATATCAG ACCCAGCTGAAGAGAATAATAAAGATCCTCTAG ATGACACGGCCGAACGAGCATCAACAGAAAAGAAActag ATGACACAGAagtaacagacacacaaacagattctGCTG aTACGGATTCAACACTTATCTCATCAAATGAAATGGACTCTGTGG ACAAGACCTCCTCCAGTACAGAGACAGGGTCACGTGATGAGGATAAAGACAAGGATTCTCAAG AATCTGAAAAGCAGAAGTCAGACAGCAGCACTGATACAAACAAGGACAGTAAAGAACAAGATGTAGAGAAAAACTCAGAGATGGAGGACAAGGACAAAGCTGTTGGTAAAGCTGTGGACAGTGACAGTGATGGTGATGAGACTAGAGACAGAGAAGACACTGAAGGGAAAGATTCATCAGAAAGAAAGGACAAGACCAACAAGTCTGCTGATACTGACAAAGATACTGACCATGACACAAGTTCTTCAGACATGACAGAGGTCAGTGACAGCACTGAGAAgactgagaaagaaaaggatcaggaaactgagaaagaaaaggatCAGGACACTGAGAAAGAGAAGGATCAAGAcactgagaaagaaaaggatCAGGACaatgagaaagagaaggatCAAGACaatgagaaagagaaggatCAGGACACTGAGAAAGAGAAGGATCAGGACaatgagaaagagaaggatCAAGACAATGAGAAAGACAATGATAGAAATACAGACAATAGCAGAGATGGTGATAAAGATGATGGTGATAAAGATGATGGTGATAAAgatgataatgataaagatGATGGTGATAAAGATGATGGTGATAAAGATGATGGTGATAAAGATGATGGTGATAAAGGTGATAGTGAAAAAGATGATAGTGATAAAGATGAGGATAGAGACAGTAAGAAAGATGATAAGGACAGCGatggagacagagacacagacaatgATGTGGATAGCAAAGACTTAACAGATGAGGAGGATAGTGCAGACAGTGACAAGGACACCACAGATGAATCAAGCATTGACAAAAGCAATGAGAAGGGGGAAAAGGACACTGACCAAGAGACAAAGAGCAAGTCTGAGGAATCTACGAGGAACTCTCGGCCAGAATCGTTGAACTTGGACTCCTCAAGTAAAGAGGACAGTCAGGACAGAGAGATGAGCAGCAGTGAGTCCACTGATAAAGAAAGTTCAGACAGCATGGACCATGCTGACAAGGACAGCAATGAGACAGATGGAGAAG TTTCAGATGTCAGTGCTAATAGTGCAGAGATAGATTCTACTCCTG ATGCAACATCACTTGAAACAGCTGAAGACTCTCAGGGTGACTCCagtg ATGAGAATGACAATGATGACTCAAGGGATGTAACAGAGTCTAAATCACAAG AGAACACTGATGAAGACACTGATGTAGACACAACTG
- the si:ch211-133n4.6 gene encoding uncharacterized protein si:ch211-133n4.6: MLTRNIIIFCTLAVLLAKADLDTANGGLQAMSTGTDQDSTSDEAPTESMNSVSPDQPKGEPHFYNGATADASSTSAETGQAAEPQANDVTTADATKSSTEERDENESPESEEVVKTAPVQRPAKSQTANQRKRSKPVVASKKRMRPLRS; the protein is encoded by the exons ATGTTGACCAG GAATATTATCATCTTCTGCACACTAGCAGTGCTGCTTGCTAAAGCGGACCTGGATACAG cAAATGGGGGTCTTCAAGCCATGTCCACTGGAACAG ATCAGGACTCGACCTCTGATGAAGCTCCCACTG AAAGCATGAACTCTGTGTCACCTGACCAGCCCAAGG GTGAGCCACATTTTTATAACGGAGCCACAGCTG atgcaagCAGCACAAGTGCAGAAACAGGCCAGGCTGCTG AGCCTCAAGCCAATGATGTGACAACAGCCG ATGCCACAAAATCCAGCACTGAAGAACGAGATG AGAATGAGAGTCCAGAGTCAGAAGAAGTGGTGAAAACAGCTCCAGTGCAGCGTCCTGCTAAATCACAAACTGCAAACCAACGCAAGCGCAGTAAGCCTGTTGTGGCCTCCAAGAAAAGGATGAGACCCCTTCGCTCCTGA
- the stm gene encoding protein starmaker isoform X1, translating into MHTRTMVVLLVIVFVSVALSAPISDGTDNDEKAQAPLDLLMGDNNEVHPTNSPVNRDSGTTDGKDSTEKRDGTANDPAGTTEKPRDTSRDETTSGPDSTDSSESAVEKKDSDISDPAEENNKDPLDDTAERASTEKKLDDTEVTDTQTDSADTDSTLISSNEMDSVDKTSSSTETGSRDEDKDKDSQESEKQKSDSSTDTNKDSKEQDVEKNSEMEDKDKAVGKAVDSDSDGDETRDREDTEGKDSSERKDKTNKSADTDKDTDHDTSSSDMTEVSDSTEKTEKEKDQETEKEKDQDTEKEKDQDTEKEKDQDNEKEKDQDNEKEKDQDTEKEKDQDNEKEKDQDNEKDNDRNTDNSRDGDKDDGDKDDGDKDDNDKDDGDKDDGDKDDGDKDDGDKGDSEKDDSDKDEDRDSKKDDKDSDGDRDTDNDVDSKDLTDEEDSADSDKDTTDESSIDKSNEKGEKDTDQETKSKSEESTRNSRPESLNLDSSSKEDSQDREMSSSESTDKESSDSMDHADKDSNETDGEVSDVSANSAEIDSTPDATSLETAEDSQGDSSDENDNDDSRDVTESKSQENTDEDTDVDTTAAPSDVPDQPDHLDDTPQGSIVGSNNASLSS; encoded by the exons ATGCACACACG gACAATGGTTGTTTTGCTGGTCATTGTTTTCGTGTCTGTCGCTTTGTCTGCACCAATCAGTG ATGGCACAGACAACGATG aGAAAGCACAGGCACCGCTAGACTTATTGATGG GTGATAACAATGAAGTTCACCCGACTAACAGCCCCGTAAACAGAGACTCGG GAACTACAGATGGAAAAGACTCTACAGAGAAAAGAGACG GTACAGCAAATGACCCAGCAGGTACAACAGAAAAACCAC gTGACACGAGTCGGGATGAAACCACGAGTGGTCCAGATTCCACTG attcttcTGAATCTGCAGTAGAAAAAAAGGACTCGGACATATCAG ACCCAGCTGAAGAGAATAATAAAGATCCTCTAG ATGACACGGCCGAACGAGCATCAACAGAAAAGAAActag ATGACACAGAagtaacagacacacaaacagattctGCTG aTACGGATTCAACACTTATCTCATCAAATGAAATGGACTCTGTGG ACAAGACCTCCTCCAGTACAGAGACAGGGTCACGTGATGAGGATAAAGACAAGGATTCTCAAG AATCTGAAAAGCAGAAGTCAGACAGCAGCACTGATACAAACAAGGACAGTAAAGAACAAGATGTAGAGAAAAACTCAGAGATGGAGGACAAGGACAAAGCTGTTGGTAAAGCTGTGGACAGTGACAGTGATGGTGATGAGACTAGAGACAGAGAAGACACTGAAGGGAAAGATTCATCAGAAAGAAAGGACAAGACCAACAAGTCTGCTGATACTGACAAAGATACTGACCATGACACAAGTTCTTCAGACATGACAGAGGTCAGTGACAGCACTGAGAAgactgagaaagaaaaggatcaggaaactgagaaagaaaaggatCAGGACACTGAGAAAGAGAAGGATCAAGAcactgagaaagaaaaggatCAGGACaatgagaaagagaaggatCAAGACaatgagaaagagaaggatCAGGACACTGAGAAAGAGAAGGATCAGGACaatgagaaagagaaggatCAAGACAATGAGAAAGACAATGATAGAAATACAGACAATAGCAGAGATGGTGATAAAGATGATGGTGATAAAGATGATGGTGATAAAgatgataatgataaagatGATGGTGATAAAGATGATGGTGATAAAGATGATGGTGATAAAGATGATGGTGATAAAGGTGATAGTGAAAAAGATGATAGTGATAAAGATGAGGATAGAGACAGTAAGAAAGATGATAAGGACAGCGatggagacagagacacagacaatgATGTGGATAGCAAAGACTTAACAGATGAGGAGGATAGTGCAGACAGTGACAAGGACACCACAGATGAATCAAGCATTGACAAAAGCAATGAGAAGGGGGAAAAGGACACTGACCAAGAGACAAAGAGCAAGTCTGAGGAATCTACGAGGAACTCTCGGCCAGAATCGTTGAACTTGGACTCCTCAAGTAAAGAGGACAGTCAGGACAGAGAGATGAGCAGCAGTGAGTCCACTGATAAAGAAAGTTCAGACAGCATGGACCATGCTGACAAGGACAGCAATGAGACAGATGGAGAAG TTTCAGATGTCAGTGCTAATAGTGCAGAGATAGATTCTACTCCTG ATGCAACATCACTTGAAACAGCTGAAGACTCTCAGGGTGACTCCagtg ATGAGAATGACAATGATGACTCAAGGGATGTAACAGAGTCTAAATCACAAG AGAACACTGATGAAGACACTGATGTAGACACAACTG